The Leptospira mtsangambouensis genomic sequence ATTTCTCAAACTGCGTTTAAAAATTCCACTCTCCCTCTTGGATAAAAAATCCGGAATTTGCAGTCGAAAGAGGCGAAAGATAAACCGGATCCATAGATAGATAGTATAAATAGAATAAAAACTGGGAGAATTGATTTGGATTTTAGATATAGGATCTTTTAGGATTCCTTTTTGATATTCTTCAATCGAAACAGCAGTATCAAACTCAAAGTTTCGTTCCTTCAGCCTGCGTATGATCTCTAAAAAAATCTTAGAAATTCCTCCGTATTTATTTTGAAAAAAAATTTGATGGTCAAAAAGAATTTTCATTTGAATTTATATAAGCTTTTTTGGTTAACCTTGCTGTTTCTTCCCAAGAAAAATTCTTAGCTCTCTGAAGGGCACGAAGTGACAAAGATAATCGGAACTCGTTGTCTCCAATCATTTTTTCCATAGCGGTGACAATAGAACTTAGGTCATAAGGATCGGCATACAATCCAGAATCGCCTACTACCTCTGGCAAAGACGAAACATTGGATACAAGAACTGGTAACCCGCACTGCATTGCTTCTAGTGGAGGTAATCCAAAACCTTCATAATAGGAAAGATAAACAAAAAATTTGGCTCCAGAATAAATCGATGCTAACTGTTCATCTGGTACAAATCCAAGAAATACAATCCTCTCTTGGAATAGTCCTGGATACTCTCCAGCGATTTCTTCTAAACTATCTCCCCACCCTTTTCCACCTAACAAAACCAATTTTAGTTTGGGATTCTTTTTTAAACTTGGCAACTGAAGAAAGGCTCGAATGGTTGATTTTAAATTCTTTCTAGGTTCAAGCGTTCCAACGCTCAATACATAATCACCGCAATTTAAACCAAATTGGCTTAAATCTTTTTCTAACTTGGTTTGTGAATCAACTCGATAAAAAAAACTAGAGGCAGCAAGAGGAGTTACGGTGATCTGTTTATCTGACAATCCCAAATTTGAATCCAAAAGATCCGCTTTACTATGCTCTGAAATTGTAATGATATTCGTATCCGGAGTTAAATTCCTGATCAGTTTCCAGACAACATCATCTTTGTTACCAACAAAGAACTCAGGATATTTAATTGAAATCAAATCATAGATGGTTATGACTTTGCGGACTTTTGAATTCAGAATGTATTTCGGAATCGGTAAAAATGTGCTATGGAAAACAAACTGCTGAGAAAGATAATCCTTTGGAATCGGATAGAGATAACGGTAAAGCCCAAACAAGACTAAAACCGGATGACTAAGACATATGTATAAAAAAATAAAAAAAGTAGAAAAACGGGGAGATTTTTTTCGATCTAATAGCTGGTAGATCCAAAGATAAGTTTGAAATAGTTTATCTTTAAATCGATTAGAAGATTGAGGAACAAAAAGATGAGAGGAAGGAAGATTGATTTTATTGTTTTTTAGGTATTCCTTTAGATCAGTGAAATTTCCATGAATGGAACTAAGATATAAGTCAATATCCTGATCTTCCAAAAACTGAAATAATAAGTTTTCTATAACGCGGAAGATTCCTGTTTTGGCCTTATTACTCCGTACAGACCAAGCGAGAACAGATACATCAAAGATAAGCTTCAAGATCTAAAAACTCTTTTTCATCGGAAGGAATATCAAAATTACTAACAAGGTAATCCATACCGAATAACTCAGATACAACAAAACTCTTTCGTAAATGTTCGTTAAAACAAATGGCTTTTTTGATTTTTCCCTGTTCTAAAAGAAATATCTGGATCATTTTTTCGCCATATGGCAACCAAACATATTTTTTGATATAATTCAATTGAACCTTCCCGTTTACCTGTAAACAATTCCAAGACAAAAACTATAAATTCGAATCATTACTTTCAAAAAAATACTTCCACGAAATATCGGAAATTGATCCGCCAAACTATAATTTGCATAATGAAACAACCAGTGTTTTGATGTTTTTCCAACAATTCTCTTTTGCATTTGAATGATTTCGCTATGGACTTTTAAATTCTGGCTAGTCTTCGTATTTTCATGTATTCTCGTACAAGCTAACACTTCAGCCAAAAAGAAAAATGAATTCTCCTTTGCGATGCGAAGCCAAAACTCATAATCCATACAGAATCCAAGTGCTTCATTCAAAAAACCAATAGAAGACAGAACTTCTCTTTTTAAAAATACAGTGGGCTGACAAATGATACAATAGTCGATAAGTCTTTCAAATGAATATGGCTCAATAGGATAAAATTCAATTAGTTTATCTTCTTTATCAATATGTA encodes the following:
- a CDS encoding glycosyltransferase family 4 protein — its product is MKLIFDVSVLAWSVRSNKAKTGIFRVIENLLFQFLEDQDIDLYLSSIHGNFTDLKEYLKNNKINLPSSHLFVPQSSNRFKDKLFQTYLWIYQLLDRKKSPRFSTFFIFLYICLSHPVLVLFGLYRYLYPIPKDYLSQQFVFHSTFLPIPKYILNSKVRKVITIYDLISIKYPEFFVGNKDDVVWKLIRNLTPDTNIITISEHSKADLLDSNLGLSDKQITVTPLAASSFFYRVDSQTKLEKDLSQFGLNCGDYVLSVGTLEPRKNLKSTIRAFLQLPSLKKNPKLKLVLLGGKGWGDSLEEIAGEYPGLFQERIVFLGFVPDEQLASIYSGAKFFVYLSYYEGFGLPPLEAMQCGLPVLVSNVSSLPEVVGDSGLYADPYDLSSIVTAMEKMIGDNEFRLSLSLRALQRAKNFSWEETARLTKKAYINSNENSF